A portion of the Suricata suricatta isolate VVHF042 chromosome 11, meerkat_22Aug2017_6uvM2_HiC, whole genome shotgun sequence genome contains these proteins:
- the SIPA1 gene encoding LOW QUALITY PROTEIN: signal-induced proliferation-associated protein 1 (The sequence of the model RefSeq protein was modified relative to this genomic sequence to represent the inferred CDS: inserted 1 base in 1 codon) yields MWAGGVGSPRRGPAPAPTDDLFAXXXXXXXXXXXXXXXXXXXXXXXXXXXXXXXXXXARAHSHEEASRPAATPTRLFTDPLALLGLPAEEPEPAFPPAPEPHWFAHYDVQSLLFDWVPRPRGTGGHAEPGPGTPASAEDLSASSDLLLEAPGFVSELGGEGELGLGGPVSPPVPPALPNAAVSILEEPQNRTVAYSLEHADLGAGYYRKYFYGKEHQNFFGLDEALGPVAVSLRREEKEGSGGGTLHSYRVIVRTTQLRTLRGTISEDALPPGPPRGLSPRKLLEHVAPRLSPTCLRLGSASPKVPRTLLTLDEQVLSFQRKVGILYCRAGQGSEEEMYNNQEAGPAFTQFLTLLGDVVRLKGFENYRAQLDTKTDSTGTHSLYTTYQDHEIMFHVSTMLPYTPNNQQQLLRKRHIGNDIVTIVFQEPGSKPFCPTTIRSHFQHVFLVVRAHAPCTLHTSYRVAVSRTQDTPAFGPALPQGGGPFPANADFRAFLLAKALNGEQAAGHARQFHAMATRTRQQYLQDLATNEVTTTSLDSASRFGLPSLGGRRKAPPRGPGAELQAVCGQPLPRLGPEAAAQLLRSAPKVCVTVLPPDESGRPRRSFSELYTLSLQEPSRRGAPEPAQDEAPGAVTLQPTAKQLLQACLLEGDSSSGAGDLAEERTEFLHSQNSLSPRSSLSDEAPVLPTTTPDLLLAATAKSSAPSAGPETPPTQDGPGSPSACEDRGDPAPELRASFLPRTLSLRNSISKIMSEAGSETLEDEWQSISEIASTCNTILESLSREGQPIPESGDAKGTPKSDAEPEPGNLSEKVSHLESMLRKLQEDLQKEKADKAALEEEVRSLRHNNRRLQAESESAATRLLLASKQLGPPTADLD; encoded by the exons ATGTGGGCCGGCGGCGTGGGGAGCCCTCGGCGGGGCCCGGCCCCTGCGCCCACCGACGACCTCTTCG CNNNNNNNNNNNNNNNNNNNNNNNNNNNNNNNNNNNNNNNNNNNNNNNNNNNNNNNNNNNNNNNNNNNNNNNNNNNNNNNNNNNNNNNNNNNNNNNNNNNNGCCCGTGCCCACAGCCACGAGGAGGCCAGCCGCCCCGCCGCCACCCCCACCCGGCTCTTCACTGACCCGCTGGCGCTGCTGGGGCTCCCGGCCGAGGAGCCGGAGCCCGCCTTCCCGCCAGCGCCCGAGCCCCACTGGTTCGCCCACTATGACGTGCAGAGTCTGCTCTTTGACTGGGTTCCCAGGCCGAGGGGGACAGGCGGCCACGCAGAGCCTGGCCCTGGGACGCCAGCCTCTGCTGAGGACCTGTCTGCCAGCTCGGACCTGCTGCTCGAAGCCCCTGGCTTCGTGAGTGAGCTCGGCGGTGAGGGCGAGCTGGGCCTGGGTGGACCGGTGTCCCCACCCGTGCCCCCGGCACTGCCCAACGCGGCTGTGTCCATCCTGGAGGAGCCCCAGAACCGAACTGTGGCCTATAGCCTGGAACACGCCGACCTGGGCGCCGGCTACTACCGCAAGTACTTCTACGGCAAAG AACACCAGAACTTCTTCGGACTGGACGAGGCGCTGGGCCCGGTGGCAGTGAGCCTGCGGcgggaggagaaggaaggcagcGGCGGAGGCACCCTGCACAGCTACCGCGTCATCGTGCGCACCACACAG CTCCGGACTCTCCGAGGCACCATCTCGGAGGATGCGCTGCCGCCAGGGCCCCCGAGGGGCCTGTCCCCGAGGAAGCTTCTGGAACACGTGGCGCCGCGGCTGAGCCCAACCTGCCTGCGCCTGGGCTCAGCTTCACCGAAGGTGCCACGCACGCTGCTTACACTGGACGAGCAAGTG CTGAGCTTCCAGCGCAAGGTGGGCATCCTGTACTGCCGCGCGGGCCAGGGCTCGGAGGAGGAGATGTACAACAACCAGGAGGCGGGACCGGCCTTCACGCAGTTCCTCACCCTGCTGGGCGACGTGGTGCGGCTCAAAGGCTTCGAGAACTACAGGGCCCAGCTGGACACCAAAA CGGATTCCACAGGCACGCACTCCCTGTACACCACGTACcaggaccacgagatcatgttcCACGTGTCCACGATGCTGCCTTACACCCCCAATAACCAGCAGCAG CTCCTGCGGAAACGCCACATTGGCAACGACATCGTGACCATCGTGTTCCAGGAGCCTGGCAGCAAGCCCTTCTGCCCCACCACCATCCGCTCGCACTTCCAGCACGTGTTCCTAGTGGTGCGGGCTCATGCACCCTGCACCCTTCACACCTCCTACAG gGTGGCCGTGAGCCGCACCCAGGACACCCCGGCCTTTGGGCCTGCTCTGCCCCAGGGCGGAGGCCCCTTCCCGGCCAATGCCGACTTCCGCGCCTTCCTGCTGGCCAAGGCGCTCAACGGCGAGCAGGCAGCGGGCCACGCACGCCAGTTCCACGCCATGGCCACGCGCACGCGTCAGCAGTACCTGCAGGACCTGGCCACCAACGAGGTGACCACCACGTCGCTGGACTCGGCTTCCCGCTTCGGCCTGCCCTCCCTGGGCGGGAGGCGAAAGGCGCCCCCTCGGGGCCCGGGCGCCGAGCTGCAGGCG GTGTGCGGCCAGCCGCTGCCCAGGCTGGGCCCGGAGGCCGCTGCCCAGCTGCTGCGCTCGGCGCCCAAGGTCTGCGTCACCGTCCTGCCCCCCGACGAGAGCGGCCGGCCCCGCAG GAGCTTTTCGGAGCTGTACACGCTGTCTCTGCAGGAGCCCAGCCGGCGGGGGGCCCCGGAGCCTGCGCAGGATGAGGCCCCCGGGGCGGTGACCCTGCAGCCCACCGCGAAGCAGCTGCTACAAGCATGCCTGCTGGAGGGGGACAGTTCCTCGGGGGCCGGGGACCTGGCTGAGGAGAGGACTGAGTTCCTGCACAGTCAGAACTCCCTGTCACCGCGCAG ctccctgtcAGATGAGGCCCCGGTGCTGCCCACAACCACCCCGGACCTCCTCCTGGCCGCCACCGCCAAGTCGTCGGCACCCAGTGCTGGCCCGGAGACCCCGCCCACGCAG GATGGCCCAGGCAGCCCCAGTGCTTGTGAGGACAGGGGCGACCCGGCCCCAGAGCTGAGGGCCTCCTTCCTGCCGCGGACCTTGTCTCTGAGGAACTCCATCAGCAAAA TCATGTCTGAGGCGGGCAGTGAGACCCTGGAAGACGAGTGGCAGTCCATCTCAGAGATCGCCTCCACCTGCAACACCATCCTGGAGTCACTGTCCCGGGAGG gACAGCCCATCCCAGAGAGCGGAGATGCCAAGGGGACTCCAAAGTCTGATGCTGA GCCAGAACCCGGGAACCTGTCGGAGAAGGTCTCTCACCTGGAGTCTATGCTCAGGAAGCTGCAAGAGGACCTGCAGAAG GAGAAGGCAGACAAGGCGGCCCTAGAGGAGGAGGTACGGAGCCTGCGTCACAACAACCGGAGGCTGCAGGCCGAGTCGGAGAGTGCAGCCACGCGCCTGCTCCTGGCCTCCAAGCAGCTGGGCCCACCTACCGCCGACCTGGACTGA